AACGATAGTATCCGATAGTACACAACGACTACGACACCTGCATGACATCGCCGCAAGTTCCCTAGGAAGGTGGGACAATGGGGCGGTGGACGCGCACGATCAGGCGACTGATGAGTTCGATGGGTCGTGGGTTCGAGCGCGTCGTGAGCAGCGTGGTTGGAGCCAGTCGGAACTGGCCGCGCGAGCGAGCGTGTCTTATACAACCGTTTCCGATATTGAGCGGGGTCAACGTCCCCAGGTAACGGCCCGGGTCCAGGCGAAGATCACCCAGGCGCTGGAAGCATCAAGTGACGACCCCGCAACCGGTCTTGACGCGTCCATCGTCGCTGACGCGCTGACTACGTTTGCCGCCGTTCTTGAGCGCACGCAGTCCGACCTGCAGGCGCTGGAAGGACGGGTTGCCGCTCTGGAGGCCCAGGGGCCAGCGCAGACAGTCGGGTCGGATGGGGCTGAGCTGTCGAGGGAAGCCGCGGTCCTCGAACTTCAGGACGTGGCTGAGCGGCTGAAGGCTTCGCTCCTCGTTGCTCCCCGAGATTGACGCAGGGCCTTGATGCTGGTGGCAATCCGATCGGTGATGAACCCAGCGAAGGGGCAAGAACAAGACGCCGATGGCGCTTCACGTCACAGCGTCGCAATGAGATGTCACCAGACGCTGCAACAGTCCCCATCTCACGCGCACGCCCTCGACTGCTTCACCTGCAGTATGCGAGGAAAGGGCGCTACCCGTTGTACTGAATCGCCCAACTTGCGGGCTCCACCCCGGCGGGCACCCGCCGGCGAAGCAGCATGAAGCCATTCTCGATGCCAGGAAGCCAGTTGGATGCCTTGTCATAAACTGTCACCAGCTCCCACCCTGCCCTGCCAGTGGCCGAGAGGATGTATGTCAGGCGCGCCGAAGTGTTGAACGCACCAGTGCTGACCACCGCGTACTGCCACCGGTCGCCGGCGGAGCCAAACGGTTCTGTCAACTCGTTTAGCGCCGCTGACCTCGTCGCCGCTGCCTCTTGCGCATGAACAATTTCAGTAGCCTGAGATCTGACCGCAGCAAAGAAGTCCTCTGCGTCGTCTGGCGGATCAATGCGGAAGGTCGAGCCGTCAATTTCCAGTGTTTCAGCGTCAACGAGGACCACATCCTGGACTCGGCTGCTCAGTAGCTCTCGCCAAGTGAGCCTGCGGGGGAGCTGAACAGACACCGCATCGTCCGTGAGCCAGAGTTTGACTGCGACGCCGTTGTCGACCTGGATTGCGGAGGCCGCCTCGACGGCAACACGATCGTTCCCTACCATCAACAACGTTGGTGCTCCGCACCGATTGTGAAAGGCCCCCTCGTTTTGCTCGGCCAAGAGATCGACGAGGGGGCCCTTGCGCGTCCAGGACCCGGCCAGCCTCAACCACCCCCCACACCAACGACAACTCCACTGAGGACCACCCCATCCCCACCCAAGCTGTCCCAAACCCACCGCCCCGTGGTCACCTCACGTGGCGCTCAACACCTCCTCAATGGGCACCAAGGCAGTAACGGATAGCGCGCCGATCGCACTGATGGAGTCCTCCGCTATGGATGTTGCAGCCAACCTGCTCACCCACGTCGACTTCAGCCATACTCAGGATGCGAGCTGTAGCGATCGACGCTGCATTCTTTGAGC
The nucleotide sequence above comes from Candidatus Microthrix parvicella Bio17-1. Encoded proteins:
- a CDS encoding helix-turn-helix domain-containing protein, which encodes MDAHDQATDEFDGSWVRARREQRGWSQSELAARASVSYTTVSDIERGQRPQVTARVQAKITQALEASSDDPATGLDASIVADALTTFAAVLERTQSDLQALEGRVAALEAQGPAQTVGSDGAELSREAAVLELQDVAERLKASLLVAPRD